A stretch of the Bdellovibrio sp. 22V genome encodes the following:
- a CDS encoding ATP-binding cassette domain-containing protein, which translates to MSFVENLNRDYGDFKLDIESWEILDEGVTVLWGPSGSGKTSVFRILLGLEACPGMRWNFQGVDLAKMKTPQRRLGVVFQTLDLFPHLSAEENILFAARARDVEAKKAADRLKELTEILQMGSFLKRPASVLSGGEKQRVAIARALMGEPRLLLLDEPFSALDQELREESRKLVQQVIATEKIPTLLVTHDQRDVEALADKVTKIRDGRLVST; encoded by the coding sequence GTGTCCTTCGTCGAAAATTTGAACCGTGATTATGGGGACTTCAAACTCGATATAGAGTCTTGGGAAATTCTTGATGAAGGCGTCACCGTGTTATGGGGGCCTTCCGGATCGGGCAAGACATCGGTCTTTCGTATTCTTCTGGGACTGGAAGCCTGCCCTGGTATGCGCTGGAATTTTCAAGGCGTCGATTTAGCCAAGATGAAAACCCCGCAAAGACGCCTGGGCGTGGTTTTTCAAACTCTGGATTTGTTTCCTCATCTTTCGGCGGAAGAAAATATTCTTTTCGCGGCTCGCGCGCGGGACGTCGAAGCCAAGAAAGCTGCAGATCGCTTGAAAGAACTCACCGAAATTCTGCAAATGGGATCTTTTTTAAAAAGACCGGCCTCGGTTTTATCGGGCGGCGAAAAACAACGTGTGGCGATTGCGCGCGCATTGATGGGAGAGCCTCGGCTTCTTCTGTTGGATGAACCTTTTTCCGCCTTGGATCAGGAGTTGCGAGAGGAAAGTCGTAAGCTAGTTCAGCAAGTCATAGCCACGGAAAAAATTCCTACGCTGCTGGTTACGCACGATCAACGGGACGTCGAAGCCTTGGCGGACAAAGTCACCAAGATTCGCGACGGTCGTTTAGTTTCAACTTAG